The uncultured Bacteroides sp. genome includes the window CCCCGCGAGGGTGCGGCTGTTTTGGTAGGTCACGGCACGTATACACCCAGCACATCCTCTTATACCATGATTGATTACATGTTGAAATCCGAGGGGTACAAAAACTTTTATGTAGGAACCATAGAAGGTTATCCGTCTTTCGACGATATGCTGGAACAACTTAAACACAACGGAGAGAAACAAGTCACATTAATTCCTTTCATGTTCGTGGCCGGTAACCATGCCAACAACGACATTGCCGTCGGCTGGAAACAAGCGCTTGAAAAAGTAGGATTGCAAGTTTCCGTAAGGATGCAGGGTTTGGGTGAGATACCCGAGATTCAGCAGCTATTTATGGAACATGTACGCTATATGTTGACGCACAAAATGATTAATATCATGGATAAAAAGAAGCGTTATGCTGCAGAAAAAGACTAGTTTTTTTTCAAGATTCATGTATTCCACTCACAGAGTACTGGGCACCTTGCTCAGTATTCTGTTTCTGATGTGGTTTCTTACCGGACTTGTGCTTATCTATCACACCTTTCCCAGTGCCAACCGAAAAGAAAAGGCCGATAGACTGGAATTTATTTCCGATCGGGCACTGCCGGATATAGCCCGCGTCGTTAAGCGTATTCCTGGCGGCGCCAAGATAGATCACATTAGCGTAGATCGCTATTTGGGACAAACCCTGTTTCATATTCAGTGCGGTAAGCAAAAATATGATCTTCCGGCAGACTCTGTACAGCAGATTCCCGTAATTGATGGAAAACGCATAGCGGCTGTGGCTTTTGCCTGGTGCAAAGCTCCCGTTGCCCGGATTGATACCCTGCGTAAACTCGATCAATGGATTCCTTTCGGTCAGCTGAAAAAAGAATTTCCTATCTATAAATTCTATTTCAAAGATAAAGAAAAACACCAGCTTTATATTTCTTCCAAAAGTGCGGAAGTATTGCAATTTACATCTTATGGACAGCGCTTTTGGGCTTGGTTGGGTGCCATTCCGCATTGGGTCTATTTCACGTCATTACGACAGGATAAAGACTTATGGACTCTCTCCGTTATCTGTCTGGCCATTCCCGGTATTCTGATGACTATTTCGGGCATATACGTAGGCATAGATGCTTATGTACAGCGATACAAGCGGAAAAGAACGTTTTCATCGCCTTATAAGAAGAAATGGTACTGGTGGCATCACGTCACGGGAATGCTTTTCGGCATCTTTGTGCTCACCTGGATTTTTAGCGGAATGATGTCCGTTGTTGATACCCCCCAATGGGTTGGTAAGACCCATAAAGAATATCCCATCGACAAAGTAATGGCTTCAGGTAAAATATCTCCGGAAAACTATCCGCTCGATTACCGGGAGGTTATAAAAGCCTATTCAGGTAAGGTGAAATCCATTGAATGGGATAATTTCAGGGATATTCCCCTTTATCACATCCAAACCGGTAAAAAGAAAATCACGCTGGATGCTTCTGCCGATACGGTACGAACATTGCAGTTATCACCGGCAACTGTGCTTCAGGCCGTCAATGCCATTCAGGGCAGCACAGTTCGGAAAGAGATCGAATTACTTCACCAATACGATGCTTATTACATAGCCCGTTCGGGGCATCTGCCTTTGCCTGTATATAAAATTACTGTAAACGATGCAGATGCAGGTTGTTATTATATCAATCCGGCAACGGGAGAATATCGTTATGTAAATACTCATTCGCGCTGGAGTTTCTGGCTCTATCAGGGTATGCATAGTCTAAAGATAAAATGGTTGGTTAATCATCCATTGGTCTGGATTTTCGTTATGTGGACTCTTTTGATCGGCGGGGCCATTGTGTCGCTAAGCGGTGTGGTACTGGGTATCCGATATATTGTTCGTAAAGGCAACCAATTAAAAGCCTGATATCTCCAGAATAGTTATCTTTGCAAAGTAACCTTTTGATTAATAAAATGAATAAAGGAAAAATCATAGTAGCGGGCATAGGTCCCGGAAGCGAGGCCGACATCACACAAGCGGTACTCAATGCAGTGCATCAGGCAGATGTAGTGGTGGGCTATAAATATTATTTTCAGTTTATCAAGTCTCATTTATCCGCCGATGCCGTTTGCGTAGATACGGGTATGAAGAAGGAACGTGCCAGAGCCGAGCAAGCTTTCGAATATGCCGAGGAGGGCAAAACAGTTTGCGTTATCAGTTCCGGAGATGCAGGCATCTATGGCATGGCACCGCTGATTTATGAGATGAAGCGCGAACGGGAAAGTCCGGTCGAAGTAGTCTCCTTGCCGGGCATCAGTGCTTTTCAGAAAGCCGCCAGTTTGCTGGGTGCTCCTGTGGGACACGATTTCTGTGTTATCTCACTCTCCGATCTCATGACGCCCTGGGAACGGATAGAGAAAAGAATCATTGCTGCTGCCATGGGCGATTTTGTAACTGCTATCTACAATCCTCGCAGTGAGGGACGTTACTGGCAATTACACCGTCTGAAAGAAATATTCCTGAAAAAGGGCCGCTCGTTGCAAACGCCTGTGGGCATTGTTCGGCAGGCAGGGCGTCCCGAACAGCAGATTACCCTTACTACATTGGTCGATTTCAACCCTGATGTAGCCGATATGTTTACCGTGATTCTTATCGGTAATTCGCAATCTTATGATTGGGAGGGCACTTTTATCACTCCCCGCGGATATTACAGAGAACAGAAGGAAAGAGGAACCGGTATCGGACAGGACATTATGATTCGTAGTTTTCGTACCATTGAGTCCGAATTGAAAGATAAAAGTGTCTCTCTGGGCAAGAAATGGGCATTACTACATGCCATACATACTACGGCAGATTTTGAGATGGAGCGTCTTCTTTATGTAGACGAAGGTGCGGTGGAATCATTGTATCAACAATTGAGCACAGGCAAGCTAACTACCATTGTTACAGACGTTACCATGGTTGCATCGGGCATTCGTAAGGGTGCTTTGCAACGTATGGGTGTGGAGGTCAAATGCTATTTGCATGACGAAAGAGTGGCGGAACTCGCTGCCTCTAAAGGTATTACCCGCACACAGGCAGGTATTCGTCTGGCGGTAGAGGAACATCCCGATGCTCTCTTTGCTTTCGGCAATGCTCCTACGGCACTAATGGAACTGTGTGACCTGGTACGTAAAGAGAAAGCATGTCCGGCTGGCATTATCGCCGCGCCCGTGGGTTTTGTACATGTAGAAGAATCGAAACACATGGTGAAGCCTTTTATTCAGTTGCCTAAACTGATTGTAGAGGGACGAAAAGGAGGCAGTAACCTGGCAGCTACGTTGGTCAATGCCATTCTTTGTTTCAATGACGCCGAACAGTTAAGACCCGGAAGGGACGTATAGAGATGGAGAAACAGAAGTTTATCGTTATCGGATTGACTGACAGCAGGCAGCAATATTTCCGTCCGGAAGTGTTGCAGCTTATCAAAGGGGGAAGTGTTTTCTCCGGCGGACTGCGACATCGGGAAATTGTGCAGGAGCTATTGCCTGCTTCTTGTCAGTGGATTAATATCACGGCACCCCTAGATGCTGTGTTTGCCCAATACACCAACCATTCGGAGGTAATTGTCTTTGCTTCCGGTGACCCTCTGTTCTTTGGTTTTGCCAATACGATTATAAAGCGCTTGCCGGAGGCTTCTGTGAAACTCTATCCTGCCTTTAACTCTTTGCAAACACTGGCTCACGAGCTGTTGTTGCCGTATGAGGATATGCGTATTATTTCGCTGACGGGACGTCCTTGGCATGAATTTGACCGGGCATTGATTGAATGTGCGGCAAAGATGGGAGTGTTAACCGATCGGGAGCATACTCCTGGCGCTATTGCTGAGCGTATGTTAGCCTATCAATATACTGACTATGTGATGCATGTGGGCGAGCATTTGGGAAATGAAGAGAAGCAACGCATTCGTACGTTGACTCTTGAAGAGGCCACAACGAGTACTTTTGAACATCCCAATAACCTGATATTGGTAAATAAAAGAAGTACGCATTTGTCCTCCGTTTCAACGGATAAGGTTGCTACGGAACAAATGTCGCAACAGAAAGGACGTTCCGCTTACTTTGGCATTCCAGACGAAGGTTTCCAATTGCTCAACGGGCGCGAGAAGATGATTACCAAAGCCCCTATCCGACTGCTGACCTTGAGTGCTTTAGGTTTGCAAGCACGAACTTCTTTTTGGGACATTGGTTTCTGTACGGGCTCTGTCTCCATAGAAGCTAAATTACAATTTCCTCACCTCAAAGTCACGGCTTTTGAGATTCGCGGAGAAGGTAAACAGTTAATGAGGGATAATGCCCATTTATTAGGAGCCCCGGGCATTACTACTGTGATAGGCGATTTTCTGCAAGCAGACTTGTCCTCACTGCCTCTTCCTGATGCCGTTTTTATCGGTGGACACGGAGGAAAACTGAAAGAAATGATAACGAAAGTAACTGAGGTACTATCTCCGGGAGGAATCATCGTGTTCAATTCTGTTTCCGAACAGAGCCGGACACTTTTTCTGGAGGGAGTGGAAAGCAATCAGAGGTTACGATTGAACAAACCGATGCGGGTCTCTATTGACGACTATAATCCGATAACCATTATGAGTGCTACCTGTACTCTTCAACGACCAACAATATAGAACGAATATGAAAACAGCTATTATACTAATCTCCAGAAGTGGTTTTGCCGTGGCAGAGGTCATCAATCGTGAAATCACCGACAGCACTATTTATTCCACTACAGAAACCGACAATTGTTGCAAGATAGGCAATGTGGCAGAGTTTATCGGCACCGGGTTTCATCATTTTGATGCCTTTGTTTTCATAGGTGCCATGGGCATTTGCGTACGTAGCATTGCTCCTTATCTGAAAGATAAACATACCGACCCTGCTGTGGTCAACGTAGACAGTACCGGCCAATCGGTTATCTCCGTGCTCTCCGGCCACGTAGGTGGTGCCAATGAGTTAACGCAGCACATAGCCAATGTATTGGGCGCAAAAGCTGTTGTTACCACACAAAGCGATAATACCGGCAAATGGGCGCTGGATACATTGGGAAGCAAATATAACTGGGTTGCCACTCAACAGGGTGATAGCATGAACCACCTGATTGCTACTTTTGTCAATGAAGAACCGGTAGCGCTCCTGCTTCACATCAAAGATGCCGGAACACAATACCTGGAACGTACTTGTCCGCCAAACGTACACATCTTCTATCACCTCGATGACGTTGTCCAAGCAAATTATAAGCTGCTCATAGCCGTTACTCCTTGTACGCTCAACGCTACCATACCATTATTGCACTACCATCCCCGTGTGTTGCATCTTGGTGTGGGTTGTCGCAAAGATTGTCTGCCCGATGGAATCAGCACCTATATCCTCCAGGAGTTGGAGAAGCAACAGCTCTCTCCGCTTTCGATAGCTTCCGTTGCCACCATTGAACTAAAGAAAGATGAAGCTTTATTGGGAACCTTGCAACAAGCATTTTCCGCAAGCACCCTTCATATCTATACCGTCGAGGAGCTCAAAGAGATAGAAGTACCCCATCCATCGGAGAAAGTCTTTGAAGTGACAGGAGTCTATGGAGTAGCAGAATCTACCGCTTTGAAAAGTGCTCAAAACGGTCCGTTGCTCATTGAAAAGCAGAAAGGACTGCTTACGCAGGGCAATGATTTCACCTTTGCTCTGGCCATGCAGCGAGAGGTTGTTCGCGGTGGGCATATTGAGATTGTGGGCGCCGGCCCGGGTGACCCCGAGCTGGTATCCGTCAGAGGGCGCAGAATGCTTCAAGAAGCAGACCTTATCTTATACGCCGGCAGTTTGGTACCCCGTGAGTTGACTCTTTGTGCCAAAGAAGGTGCTACGGTACGCAGTTCAGCCTCCATGACTCTCGAAGAACAGTTTGCCATCATGAAAACCTTTTATGATAAAGGACTTTTTGTCGTTCGCTTGCATACGGGAGATCCCTGTATTTATGGTGCCATACAAGAGCAGATGGTCTTTTTCGACAAGTACGGCATGAGCTATCATATCACTCCGGGCATCTCCTCTTTTCAAGCTGCCGCAGCTGCTTTGCAGTCACAATTCACCATTCCCGAGAAGGTACAAACCATTATCCTTACCCGTGGTGAAGGTCGCACACCGATGCCGGAGAAAGAGAAACTTCATCTACTGGCTCGTTCACAGAGCACCATGTGCATTTATCTAAGTGCCGGAGTGGTAGATCAGGTAGAGAAAGAATTGCTAGAACACTATCCTCCCACAACACCTGTGGCTGCCTGCTATCGACTGACGTGGAAAGAGGAGCGTATCTATCGGGGAGAATTGAAGGATTTAGCCCGTATTGTGAAAGAGAATAACCTGACGCTTACCACCATGATTGTGGTGGGTGATGCCATTGGTAACCGAAAGGGACTGTCTCATCTATATTCATCTAAGTTTACTCATTTGTTCCGTCGCTCGGAAGAAGATCAAAAAGAAAAAGACTAATTTTGCTCAATTAGAATATAAATAACTAGCCATTGAACAGAGAAGATAAAACATAGAGATTAATAAACAGAAAGAGCAAATTATGATTTTAATTCTTGGAGGAACCACTGAAGGAAAAGCTGCCGTACGGGTAGTTGATGAAGCCGGACAGCCTTATTATTATTCTACCAGAGGTGAATGGCAGGAAGTATCCTGTTTGCATGGAACCCGTTTGTCTGGTGAAATGGATAAAGAAGCGATGCTGCGTTTCTGCCAAGAAAATAAAATTCATCTTTTAATCGATGCTGCTCATCCGTTTGCCGTACAACTACACCAAAACATTGCAGATGCTGCAGAGGAACTAAGCCTGCCTGTAATACGCTATGAACGGATTTATCCTGCCCGTGATGAAGACTTTGTGTGGTGTGAGGACTATGAAGATGCACTGCTAAAGTTAGAAACAAGAGGCATTCAACGGCTATTGGCACTTACGGGGGTACAGACAATAGGCAAACTTCGTCGTTATTGGACGAATCATACCTGCTGGTTCAGGATTCTTGAAAGAGAATCTTCCGTTCAATTGGCTAAAAATGAGAGCTTTCCTGTTGATAACCTCTGCTTTTATCATCCCGATGAATCGGAACGAACTTTATTAGAGAAGCTCTCTCCGGATGCCATTATCACCAAAGAGAGCGGTGAATCGGGTGGATTTGCAGAAAAGGTGAATGCAGCTGCTGAAAAGGGAATTCCTATATTTGTTGTTAAACGCCCTTTGTTGCCGGATGGATTTTATCCGGTAGATGGAGATCATGGATTGCGGAAA containing:
- the cobJ gene encoding precorrin-3B C(17)-methyltransferase gives rise to the protein MNKGKIIVAGIGPGSEADITQAVLNAVHQADVVVGYKYYFQFIKSHLSADAVCVDTGMKKERARAEQAFEYAEEGKTVCVISSGDAGIYGMAPLIYEMKRERESPVEVVSLPGISAFQKAASLLGAPVGHDFCVISLSDLMTPWERIEKRIIAAAMGDFVTAIYNPRSEGRYWQLHRLKEIFLKKGRSLQTPVGIVRQAGRPEQQITLTTLVDFNPDVADMFTVILIGNSQSYDWEGTFITPRGYYREQKERGTGIGQDIMIRSFRTIESELKDKSVSLGKKWALLHAIHTTADFEMERLLYVDEGAVESLYQQLSTGKLTTIVTDVTMVASGIRKGALQRMGVEVKCYLHDERVAELAASKGITRTQAGIRLAVEEHPDALFAFGNAPTALMELCDLVRKEKACPAGIIAAPVGFVHVEESKHMVKPFIQLPKLIVEGRKGGSNLAATLVNAILCFNDAEQLRPGRDV
- a CDS encoding PepSY domain-containing protein gives rise to the protein MLQKKTSFFSRFMYSTHRVLGTLLSILFLMWFLTGLVLIYHTFPSANRKEKADRLEFISDRALPDIARVVKRIPGGAKIDHISVDRYLGQTLFHIQCGKQKYDLPADSVQQIPVIDGKRIAAVAFAWCKAPVARIDTLRKLDQWIPFGQLKKEFPIYKFYFKDKEKHQLYISSKSAEVLQFTSYGQRFWAWLGAIPHWVYFTSLRQDKDLWTLSVICLAIPGILMTISGIYVGIDAYVQRYKRKRTFSSPYKKKWYWWHHVTGMLFGIFVLTWIFSGMMSVVDTPQWVGKTHKEYPIDKVMASGKISPENYPLDYREVIKAYSGKVKSIEWDNFRDIPLYHIQTGKKKITLDASADTVRTLQLSPATVLQAVNAIQGSTVRKEIELLHQYDAYYIARSGHLPLPVYKITVNDADAGCYYINPATGEYRYVNTHSRWSFWLYQGMHSLKIKWLVNHPLVWIFVMWTLLIGGAIVSLSGVVLGIRYIVRKGNQLKA
- the cbiE gene encoding precorrin-6y C5,15-methyltransferase (decarboxylating) subunit CbiE, yielding MEKQKFIVIGLTDSRQQYFRPEVLQLIKGGSVFSGGLRHREIVQELLPASCQWINITAPLDAVFAQYTNHSEVIVFASGDPLFFGFANTIIKRLPEASVKLYPAFNSLQTLAHELLLPYEDMRIISLTGRPWHEFDRALIECAAKMGVLTDREHTPGAIAERMLAYQYTDYVMHVGEHLGNEEKQRIRTLTLEEATTSTFEHPNNLILVNKRSTHLSSVSTDKVATEQMSQQKGRSAYFGIPDEGFQLLNGREKMITKAPIRLLTLSALGLQARTSFWDIGFCTGSVSIEAKLQFPHLKVTAFEIRGEGKQLMRDNAHLLGAPGITTVIGDFLQADLSSLPLPDAVFIGGHGGKLKEMITKVTEVLSPGGIIVFNSVSEQSRTLFLEGVESNQRLRLNKPMRVSIDDYNPITIMSATCTLQRPTI
- the cobM gene encoding precorrin-4 C(11)-methyltransferase, whose product is MKTAIILISRSGFAVAEVINREITDSTIYSTTETDNCCKIGNVAEFIGTGFHHFDAFVFIGAMGICVRSIAPYLKDKHTDPAVVNVDSTGQSVISVLSGHVGGANELTQHIANVLGAKAVVTTQSDNTGKWALDTLGSKYNWVATQQGDSMNHLIATFVNEEPVALLLHIKDAGTQYLERTCPPNVHIFYHLDDVVQANYKLLIAVTPCTLNATIPLLHYHPRVLHLGVGCRKDCLPDGISTYILQELEKQQLSPLSIASVATIELKKDEALLGTLQQAFSASTLHIYTVEELKEIEVPHPSEKVFEVTGVYGVAESTALKSAQNGPLLIEKQKGLLTQGNDFTFALAMQREVVRGGHIEIVGAGPGDPELVSVRGRRMLQEADLILYAGSLVPRELTLCAKEGATVRSSASMTLEEQFAIMKTFYDKGLFVVRLHTGDPCIYGAIQEQMVFFDKYGMSYHITPGISSFQAAAAALQSQFTIPEKVQTIILTRGEGRTPMPEKEKLHLLARSQSTMCIYLSAGVVDQVEKELLEHYPPTTPVAACYRLTWKEERIYRGELKDLARIVKENNLTLTTMIVVGDAIGNRKGLSHLYSSKFTHLFRRSEEDQKEKD